tagtcaaaaacatgtttgtttgttgcagccctaaaccAGATTAACTGTCAGGGAACTTGAGAGATCTAAAACATATATAAGAACATTAAGTGGCTTTTTACACAGGGACACAGTAGATTTAAAATGACAACTTTCAAAAAGGTGaaataacacacagacaaacgaTAAAAGAACAACCCCAGAGTTTTGTTAACACAAAACATGGGTGATGGATGTTTGCAAGATGAATATGAAGACAAATCTGAGGCTGATCTGTGTGCTTCAAACAGCAGACTTTTAAGAAACAACACCGCTACCACGCTTTTACCCCTCAATTCATTAAATAGGAAGATTACTCTAACAGCCCATTACCATCGTGCTCGCACAGTGTCCTATAATTGATCATTTCAGCCTCAACAATGGGAAGATTGACCTGTAGAAGCAACATAAAAAGTTTTCCTGGTGGATCAGCTGCAAGTCATACTAATCAAGGAACATTAAGCTGCCCTCAATGTGCCTGTTAGAGAGAAAAAGCTCCACATTGGGAGTTGAACACACATGTATCAGTGAGGACATTAGGAGGATACGACAAGTCCAGAATTTTCAATTGGAGCAGAAACACATGGTCAATTATTGATTagtcaattgacagaaaatgaattaccAAACACTCACTGGTTCcatcagcttctcaaatgtgaggacttGCTCTTTATATcattattcatttaatattttgggAGTTTGGACCCTTGGTCAGAAACAAGCTCTTTGATGGCATCCCCTTAGGCTCTGGGACATTGTGATGGGatgttttactggttttaacatttattataccaatcaaaataattgaaaacGTAACTGAGAAATGATACTGAAAATAACTTAGTTGCGACCCTACTTTCAAAAATACCTGTTCCACAGATTTTACAAGTACAGGCACCGTTGATAAATCTGTTATGTTTAAACTAAACATAAATGAGCTTATTCATCAAAGTCtgacttgtttcttttttttctaaatctatGTTACTTTCTGATAAAGCTTTGTTCTGCTCATTAGGTGAAAAAAGGGTAGAGAATAAATGAGTTAGTTTCAGTGAACCAGTCCCCTCCCAGTCCACCACTGGCcccaacaacatcaataatatacATGCTGTGATTCACAATTTGTGCCCGTTGGCAAGTAAAATGACTGTCCTGCCATGCTCAATTGATTTGTAATTAACAGAGACAGCGGTTAACTGAACATTATTCAATAACTAGGGTAACTATGGCAGCAGCTGGTGTGAaaggctgacacacacacacacacacacacacacacacacacacacacacacacacacacacacacacacacacacacacacacacacggcttcACGTACACCTGACGACGGGATCTCCACCTGCATTTGACAGCCGGCAAAGAATGACGTTGACAATACAAGTAACCTGTGAGACTGGTTTGGCgcatatgcacacagacacaaaccgAGGCGCAAAAATGACCGGTAAAACACCGCAGAGGACCAATCAACCCAGTATATTATGCCTGTTGTGGCTGGAAATGGGAATTTGAATTACGTTTTCAAGCTGAGCTGCTTTTGCACCAGTGTCCATGATAGCCTGACAACTTATTTAACCACCATGTTAACGACTTAGATCAACTTGCAGCCCCCAAATGCTCAATCATGGGTGTCTAACTTGTGTCTAGCACTGCACACTGTCTGCAAATAACTCATGTGCAGCACCTGAACACCAAATTAAGCATGGCGGTTAGTAGAGGAATCCCACCTGTTGTTCCGATTTCCATTCATGAGGTCTCTGTCCGGATGACCCGGCACCCAGTGATTACTTCTCCTGCGCAGATTAAAACTTGACTATAGATCCGCCGACTATACGCCTCTCCCCGGCTACGCGACTCTCTGCTCCGCGGTCGCTGATTTGGAACCGGGCCGCTTGGGGGGGGTCCCCTCGACTGGAAGTCTTCTCCCCCGACCTTCCTTACCGCAACTGACAACTTAAAGTTGTACAAAATGTCCCAGCGTTCGTCCTTTGAAGCTCTTTCTGTTGTatctgaaagaaaaacaatgttatGCTCAGTGTCGGAAATGTTTTTGACAGTTTGAACACGGAGTTGGTTACATTTCACTGATAGTCGTTAGCAGCGGTGGGTAAGCTAACAGCGATAGTTAGCTTTAGCCGACGACAACTAGCAACTCGACACACAAGACTGTTATGGATATTTACCCGGTCAGTGGCTGAATTAGTCCTCCCGGTTGGTTAACGTGACAATCCggtgttcttcttctttatcAAACAGATATGAGGGCTTTTCTGCCCCGGCGTCCTCCTCGGTATTGGCGAGTAACCGGTCTGAAATCTGCACTTACACCGCCCTCTAGCTCACAAATGTAAAGTTTGCGAGAATAGAAAATCAAGACTTCCGGCATGCTCTTTCATGATAAAAGCAtgaataacaaaacaaatgttgccAGGCAGATGTTTTAGCATTTGTCTTAGAGCTATTATTgttctacacacagacacacacacacacacacatacagacacacagacatacacgcacgcacacacacacacacacacacacacacacacacacacacacacacacacacacacaatcagtggtggaatgtacatTAACTcaaatattttagttttatttgacATATATAACTACTGGCTGCTTTTCAGATTAAACTTTAACATACAAACCGTGTGATCAGtttgtaaaatattaaataattaaatgtatgtACTATCAAAATTAATCTGTGTTGACTTGCAACCCCCTCACATGTTGCATATGCTACTGGGTGTTAGTTCAACCAAAGACTGATTTTCCTTCTTATTTGACTATGTTAAAGGCCttaagcaaaaaaagaaagaaagcaaaagctGAGATTAGATTAGAAATATCAGACAAGTAAACACTATTTTGCGCAGGAGAAATATATCTCTTGTTTCTGCTTCCCAATTCAGTATACTCTCAACCCCTCagattgggaaccactgcataGATTAAACTACTCATTAGTTAATCAGTCAAATTTGTGAAAATTGGCTCCACGTTGACAAATACACCATTAAAATACTGCTTACGTAAGAATAAAAGAATGTACAAAATGATATACAATTCTGTCGAAGGGCCAGTGTGACAATTATATTGACTTTTGATAGGCTTCTGTAAGTACTTTCCTGATAATGACCTGCTTCTTAAGGgctttacttgagtacagttttgaatgcaggattttttttcttcttgaaattgagtatttttacactgttgaTATGTTGCCACCTTAACTTAAGTTAATGATTTTTATTGCTGCATATACACGGCAATGTTATCCCTCCCACAGAGAAGATCATCAGATTTCCGGTATTGCTCTGTGTAATGTTGTCTAACTTGACCAAGCTGttgctccctcctcctcctcctcctccaccaccaccgaGGGAAATCCGTCGGAAATACCAACTGTAGAAAACAGCGTCACTTCCTAGAAACTATTTTCTCAACTATTTACGTCATGTTTTGAAATAACTGATTGTATTTAAGGTAAGTGTTATGTTTCTATCCTGTCCTTTCCATCCAGGTAACAAAATATGACATGATCGTGTACACACAATTATTCTAGACATACACACTCCATACTGTAGATGTCTCCAAAATCCATGGATATCATTTTTACCACAGCTCCATAGAGAAACCATAGAAGAAAATAACCAGGAAATGTTACTTTTCAGCATGAGGAATTAGCACTGTTTTCCTGCCAGCAACTGACAGGTGTGAAGTAACAAGTCTTCCAATTACCCCTAACTGTTTAAATCAACTTTGCTTTAGGGTGGATTGTTTTGGTGATGGAGCAACAGTATTACATGTGTTTCCTCTTGTTTAGCAGAATTAGGAGCATAAACTGCAGTCCCAGCAGAAGTGAATGATTATTGGATCTTTGCTCTTGTGTTAAATTAGAATGGAAAAGGTGATCAGCTGTTTTAAGAAGAGCCCAGATGCTGTGGCCAGGCTGATATGCTTTCCCTGGGCAGGTGGAGGGTCCATCCACTATGCACGCTGGGGAAACGTCCTCAGCAGCTCCATAGAAGGTAACACGCCATCTCTATAAGTGCTGCACTTTGCACTGTTTATCTTTAGTGTTTGCTCTAAATTCACAATTTATTATCAGATGTTTTAAATATTGCTAATGTcctttatctaaaaaaaatgaactgaaaAGGAATTATGGGAACTTGAACTTAAAAATGATGTCCTTGTACTGTGAAAACAAAGTCCAGACATGTTACAATGAGATGATATTCCTACCTGAAatggttttttttgtctgtcacTTTCAGTGTTTGCTGTCAAACTTCCAGGCAGAGAGAGTCGAGCCAAAGAGCCGTTCTTTCAGAACATGCAGCAGGTTGTGGACGAGGTTATAAGTGTATTGTTACCATTGATGAAAGAGAAGCCATTTGCTCTGTTCGGACACAGGTATGATAACAATACAGGCTTTATAAGTAACATCATATCTGTCATGACAACCTGCCTTGCTTTTTCTATTCCACCACctacaacttcttttttttattaatgtttgcACTATCTTTATCTGGTTTTAGTTTTGGTGCCTTCACCAGTTTCGCCGTGGCAGATGCTCTGAAGAGACTGCACAACCTCGAACCCGTTCATATCTTCCTGTCTGGTGCCTCTGCACCTTATGTgagtttatttattacttttcacTGTATTTGGCCAGGATTATCCGCACAGCACCAATCGGTATCAATATATGTATCCAAGTCTCTGCCAACTCTGTTGATTAAGTGTAAAATGTCCAGATTTCAGTTTATATTTGAAAGCCTGTAGACAAGTTGGTCCCCCAGGTAGACCTGCGTAACTGATTCTGATTATAACTGCAGATAGTGGCGTTATAACAATGATGGCTTGTTATTAACCTACACAGTATCTAATCTTATCCACAAGCCCcgtagtattttcattttcaaagctTTCGTCTTTAAATTTGCTATGGTTCAAAATGAGAACTTGATTTCCTGATAATGTTCTGCAAATTCATTAAAATAACTAAACCTGCATTGTGACGCTGCAAATTTGCCTGATTTAAaactttagtgcgtaacttttttaaatgaatgaacgTCCGttgcattcaagccattgccaaatgagttgctacaaagcttattaagactatcagctccacacaactctctctgtatttctcagtatggctatgttcagaaactggtggaTAAATTCATGTggactcttctgaagagtcattcatggttttttaatcctccgtgtcctccttggttactagcaaaTGCgtgcagttttgttgtcattacttagcaTTCCTCATGGGGattgacagaaactacgcactatagctttaaataattattttagtgaggTAAATCAATCAGTCCAGTTGTAGTACCTTCAGAACAATACtgcctgaagaaaaaaaaaaaatcaataaatgtaATCCATCACACAACACCATATTTCAACATCAATCCATTGGTTTTCCAAACCATTTATCCTGTTGAGGGTCGCAAGTGAATTTAACAATGTCATCTTTCAATAGCTCTGATAATATATAGGCCAAAAATGTTCTCAGACACGGTGAAGTCTTTAATGACGAGTGCATATGACCAAAAAAAGCTGTAAATTGAGAAGGAAGAACAGTGTGCAGGATTTCTATTTATTCAGAAGGAATTGGATACAATTCTAACCTGATGTAGGTCTACGGACCAAAACATCTGGTTTCTTATACATATACAACTGTGTACACTTAAAGTTTAGACCTGGTGTTGATAATATACCGTtaatatgttgtgttttgtcttttagtCAGAGACGCGTATCAAAGCCCCAAAGAAAAGCGATTTATCTGATGATGATTTTCTCAAGTGGTTGATTTCGATTGGAGGAACTCCTCCTGAGTTGCTGGCGAACCCTGAAGTGCTGAAGCTCTTCCTTCCTGCCCTGAAGGCCGACCTGCACATTGTGGAAAACTACAGGTGGGCTGACAGTTTAATTTAATCTGTATTTACCCttaattttaaataatttggGATTCAGAATGAAATGTTTGTAGTGACTGAAGTTGCTGACTTTCCTGTAGGTGTAACGAGCCAGACATTCCATTTCTCTCCTGCGCAGTCACGTGTTTTGATGGAAAGGATGACATTCCTCATGACTTACAAGGTCAGGCCTCTCATGTCCTGCAGCACTGCGTTATCACCCTGTATGTCAGTTTCTGGATGCTCAAAATCAGAAATCAAGGAAAATTTGGTCCTAACAAATGCATTTTACTTATACATCTGGCAGCTTGTTTAGGTGTTCTGCATATGAATTGAAAAATTACTGATTTAGTGCCAAACACAAATGCCTACAAACACATGTACAAGTGCCCCATCTTTATGAGCACTAGCCtgctgtgagaaaaaaaaaaagaagaaaaagctaATATTGCTCTAAACTACATATCAGACAATAGGCAGTGTCTGTagattttcataaaaaaaacatgttatgatAGTACAGGACTGTTTGTGTTCTCTGTGTATGCTGACTAGACTCAGTTTAAGTGGTCTCCCTGTTCATATGTAAATAAttgtatttctatattttatCAACAGCTTGGAAAAGTGTCACATCAGGTGATTTCACCGTCAGGATGCTTGACGGCTCCCATTTTTATCTGAAGGAGTCTGGAAATGAAAAGATTATATTAGACTACGTCACAAAGCAGGTGGAAACATCAGAAATGGACTATTTGTAATGAAATCACTTTATATTGTATCTAAaaactttaaacttttttttttactaattcaTTGTGATTGAATTTAATTCTGGAAGTAATTTCAGAAGTGTTAAAAATTGTGACAAATTTGTGTGTGGTGGATAATAAAGAGTCATTTAACACAATTTGACTTTTGATGTAtcaatattagggctgcaacaattattttattattattgattaatctattATAGGTTAGTTTATGAAATAGTCAGAagattgttaaaattgtcacaAGTTCCAATTGCTGAAGGTGacatattttttactttctctgATTACCTTACTTTTATGTATTGGGTACAGCACACATtaattaaagagcccctattatgctttttagaTTTTTccttttagtgtgttatatagttttttgtttATGCAATAggtgtataaagtacaaaaaaacacatttcactccaaatgaagttttctctcccacagacagcatTTTTTTCTCAACTGCTGGAAACGTCCCGCCCACATTTGTGTTTGATATtcctcaattagtgatgtcattgattgagaaagccagcccagtttttcaaatATGCTGCCTattggtgctgcctgagcaaaaGCACAGCCCGCCCAGTGGCTTGTTGGAATCTGGTTGACTAATCATAGTGGGCCAGCTGACTAATCAgggcagactgggcttttcaagAAGGCAGGCCAAGAGTTCAGACAGAGTGTTTCaggtggaggagctgcagcaatggcagcatgagaaacataatgttttttgaacatcaaaccatgtaaacctttcCTAGTAGACCCCAGAAGTACACATATGACAATGAAAAGGAGtgtaataggggctctttaacatCAGTTTGATGTAAATGTGCACGATTTAGCTAAAAAGGctcattttcatctgtagtAATGCATATAtatgaaaagagaaaagcagCCAAAAAACAGCctgtttaaatgaatgaatcaatgATTAATCTATCTACTAATCAATGAAATGACTAATCATTTCACTTAATACACAGTAACTGACTCCACAAATACTTAATTTTTATTTCCAAATCCATATTTTCAATCCATACAGTTAAAAACCAGACAGTCAAAGTGCTCTTTGTTAGAggaacataaaaatatatatacctGTTCACTTGTGCACAGATTTGAGATGGTTGTAATGTCCACACAAACTTCATTTGTGAATAAATATAATGTGTCTTTCATAGACATTTTTACAATGATCTTATTTTCAAGTTTAATATTTGACCTCAAGTGCTGTTCTGAAACATATGacgaaacacacaaaaatgttatATTAAGATTATAGAGCTGCGATTATTTTCATATCACTCTAATTAAATTCATCATCTTCATAATACAACACAATACatacttatttacttttttgaaaaatgtttctgCATAACATTCAGGGATGAGATACTTCAGTAGCAATGTTACTATGAACCAGAGAATATGATGATGTTCGATGATTGCTAGTAAATAACTTGCTACTGCGCATACAGGATCTCTGGCTTTACGTGCAGCCTCCCTTTTGCTCAAGTTAGAGCAACAAACAGAAGCTGAAGAGAAGGGCACAGGGCAGTTTTGAGACTGGGAATGTTTTGTCTACAGACACAGAAGTAAGATTACCGGTAAGCAATGGCATGGAAAACAATTATTTCCCTAGTCAAAATTTTGAGAGTAGACTGTGCAAAGTCTGAGATTATGTTCTGTGTCTTTAGGCAGCCAGGTTAAAGGGAGATGAAGAAGGGATGGGATGCTTCTACTTGTCAGAgggaggtggtggtggaggcGGCCACTTCTTGTCCTTCTCCTGCGAGGCAGGAGTGTCGGCCTGGGCAAAGGAGTCGGTGGACTGACTGCTGATGCGTAGAGGAGCCAGGCGGAGCAGGTTGGTGGGCGTCCATGGCAGCCTCACCTGGGCCCGCTGCGAAGGACTCACTGTGCTGCCATCGGGCTCGTCCTCTGCCTGCCACGGAGGGATCTGCATCGGTGCCATAGGGTCCGGGTCTGGCATGAAGATTGGATTCTCAATTCCAGCTGGTTGTAAGAAAGAAACCGAATTAGTGCTGACAGGATTTGGGAGTTAAAGACAGTAACAACTAgtagtggaaagtaactaagtacatttactcaagttctGAACTTAAGTGAAATTGTGAGGTACTTGTACcatttgagtatttccattttttgcTACTTTAcgcttctactccactacaattcagaggcaaattaaaaatgaattaattaaaaacTTTATACTCCACTACTATAAaagctttggttactagttattTTTCTGATTAggattttacattaaatataatacattttaaagattaaaccagtggttaccaacctttttggcttgtgcCTTACTAAAAACAGTGTCTAGTTGGAGCCCATTGTCACAGTATAGATGCCTTGAGTTTTAAGCAGTTCATTTAAATAACTGCTTGAGGTCCAACAAGGTAAAAACATTCAATGTTTCACAAAACCAGCAAAGCTTAGAGAAAAGTAGcagaactttgtttttttcttcttatctgGCCATTCCGAGGGGCCTGATCTCTAGGTTTGGATCCACTGGACCAAACTACCATACCACTACATAAAGGAGTTAAAAAGGTAATACTTTATTTtaaggggtgtgcataagactgacatgacaccatctTAACCATGACATGACACAGTTTGATAATTGGGCCTGCCATGACATATTTATGAGGTTATGTTGtctaggttaatgtcaagttgtcataatacAGAGACTGTTGTCTTCCTTAATGACAAGTTGTCTCAAGCAACa
Above is a window of Sander vitreus isolate 19-12246 chromosome 14, sanVit1, whole genome shotgun sequence DNA encoding:
- the olah gene encoding S-acyl fatty acid synthase thioesterase, medium chain; the protein is MEKVISCFKKSPDAVARLICFPWAGGGSIHYARWGNVLSSSIEVFAVKLPGRESRAKEPFFQNMQQVVDEVISVLLPLMKEKPFALFGHSFGAFTSFAVADALKRLHNLEPVHIFLSGASAPYSETRIKAPKKSDLSDDDFLKWLISIGGTPPELLANPEVLKLFLPALKADLHIVENYRCNEPDIPFLSCAVTCFDGKDDIPHDLQAWKSVTSGDFTVRMLDGSHFYLKESGNEKIILDYVTKQVETSEMDYL